One window of the Saccopteryx bilineata isolate mSacBil1 chromosome 2, mSacBil1_pri_phased_curated, whole genome shotgun sequence genome contains the following:
- the LOC136323544 gene encoding C-C motif chemokine 3, whose protein sequence is MKVSGATLAVLLCTMALCSQVFSAPFGADTPTACCFSYISRQVQRRFIVDYFETSSQCSKPGIIFQTKRGRQVCADPTEAWVQEYVTDLELNA, encoded by the exons ATGAAGGTCTCCGGGGCCACCCTCGCCGTCCTTCTCTGCACCATGGCCCTCTGCAGCCAGGTCTTCTCGGCACCAT TTGGCGCCGACACCCCGACCGCCTGCTGTTTCTCCTACATCTCCCGGCAGGTTCAGCGTAGATTCATAGTCGACTATTTTGAGACCAGCAGCCAGTGCTCTAAGCCTGGTATCAT CTTCCAAACCAAAAGAGGCCGGCAGGTCTGTGCAGACCCCACTGAAGCCTGGGTCCAGGAGTATGTCACCGACCTGGAGCTGAATGCATGA
- the CCL4 gene encoding C-C motif chemokine 4 yields the protein MKLCVTVLSLLLLVAALCSPALSAPMGSDPPTACCFSYTLRQISRNFVTDYYETSSLCSQPAVVFLTKRGRQVCANPSEAWVQEYINDLELN from the exons ATGAAGCTCTGTGTGAccgtcctctctctcctcctgctggTGGCTGCCCTCTGCTCCCCGGCGCTCTCGGCACCAA TGGGCTCAGACCCTCCCACGGCCTGCTGCTTCTCTTACACCCTGCGGCAAATTTCTCGCAACTTTGTGACGGATTACTACGAAACCAGCAGCCTTTGCTCCCAGCCAGCTGTGGT ATTCCTAACCAAAAGGGGCAGACAGGTGTGCGCCAACCCCAGTGAGGCCTGGGTCCAGGAGTACATAAATGACCTGGAACTGAACTGA